From one Plasmodium knowlesi strain H genome assembly, chromosome: 11 genomic stretch:
- a CDS encoding cullin-like protein, putative, translated as MDPSAYKNFPVFYLKRKESVNLENEKLMPNLNTLEDYINVCFSNLPYQELTVDNKKRFQIEGLCDFFVFYNCDSVICPLIEKQCKGKTLCFFNDLCERIDNKYFKNGDHFLRHFVGTWNNFSSVVVHLDELFKSFRTYNKISCSNFECPSYIFNQLWKKCINGYVLVKRMLILSACDYLKCDKVFCETKFYQYICMNMHDDALGDRENEGNGVSLSRAGVRAGATLAGGRNVSAIGMGTFSGDTSTVQNHWSVNSNKVNGNVKKCSVSFKIDESDNGKNCDNAGEEVKMGESAKGRGLSDTTYVSTSSLVNTHIGIENEQSDNIHANNHINPFDTSEVRTKENQIDDKLMCAGLRIIDMLGLYDEFEQSYKKDTQEYYMEKVKEHMSKEDTNTKNPNEKRDLPEEIENYLCHEQMRCRKFLKEETEIAILKMLKEELIVRNKDVLFKNVYIKHYIENEKYDSLRMLYLFSLHMNDTEKFCDIFFKAVEEIGLEIIDEVLKKRDNLNTLYDALIRLVNYKLNIDRVIIISFRYSSFFTNKWKEVFEHFLNKGNHAENYMPVILSIYLNNLLMMYNTGLKKLRKYYILNKQLRKGRSKKNDILFEKNWYSFCNESVIEGVEQESSISADSDTMMMVKKYLKKKKRKRKILHGRMQTGEQGSHCDNEATEKPSHSSDSCDEEMIHVHTEKMEKLFKKYHDVGKYIINTVTIILSLFKYLSDKEKFEKYYRTYMCKRLINDKNFNIVLDVKVFKTLKKECGPQFTKKIETILKDMKYSCKGMQDFYKEISHDGIKLLKKKKYSVNVIYNDVWEHNKLEGGIIYPEAIRLCNDYFCKYYALVNKAKNIKFLPLYGLCTLKVDFGKIEEKKYRTLSSSSCENAEHSESDNSAGKHLSCGERDTKGAKTNGRNGFQKNKHNVHEEENFKKRRRFLFTVTTLQATVLLLFNKRPQYSIGELTDLTGFSRDHLIEYLKGIYTGYETNILIYDEAHENFQLNVNFQTDNKYLVVNYSDQTYKDNTAIPALTQDDKELEDRTLHIDASIVKFLKTCGKASERDICAHTRQKVNNCTNEQIKSRLASLISREFIFLQNNIYYFEL; from the exons atggaTCCAAGTgcttataaaaattttcccgTTTTCTACTTGAAGCGGAAAG AATCAGTAAACTTGGAGAACGAGAAATTGATGCCTAACCTAAACACACTAGAAgattatattaatgtatgtTTCAGCAATCTTCCTTATCAAGAACTAACCGTAGATAATAAAAAGAGGTTCCAAATCGAAGGTTTATGtgatttttttgttttttacaaCTGCGATAGTGTTATATGCCCATTGATAGAGAAACAATGTAAAGGTAAAAcgttatgtttttttaacGACTTGTGTGAAAGGATAGACAATAAATACTTTAAAAATGGGGATCATTTTTTAAGGCATTTTGTGGGAACGtggaataatttttcgtCTGTTGTGGTTCATTTAGACGAACTGTTCAAGTCCTTCAGaacatataataaaatatccTGCTCCAATTTTGAGTGCCCATCATACATATTTAATCAgttgtggaaaaaatgcataaatggGTATGTGCTTGTGAAGAGGATGCTCATTCTCAGTGCTTGtgattatttaaaatgtgaTAAGGTATTTTGTGAAACGAAGTTTTATCAGTACATTTGTATGAATATGCACGATGATGCTTTGGGGGACAGGGAAAATGAAGGTAATGGGGTTTCTCTTTCCCGTGCAGGGGTGAGAGCAGGTGCTACTCTCGCAGGGGGTCGCAACGTGAGCGCAATTGGTATGGGTACTTTCAGCGGAGATACCTCGACGGTGCAGAACCATTGGAGCGTAAATTCTAACAAAGTCAATGGGAACGTAAAGAAGTGCTCCGTTTCATTCAAGATCGACGAGAGCGACAACGGGAAAAACTGTGACAACGCTggtgaagaagtaaaaatggGAGAGTCTGCAAAGGGAAGAGGTTTGAGTGATACTACATATGTTAGCACTTCCTCCTTGGTTAATACGCATATCGGAATAGAAAATGAACAGAGTGACAATATTCATGCGAATAACCATATCAACCCATTCGACACGAGTGAAGTTAGAACGAAGGAGAACCAAATCGATGACAAGCTTATGTGTGCGGGTCTGAGGATTATAGACATGTTGGGATTGTATGACGAATTTGAGCAATCATATAAAAAGGATACGCAGGAGTATTACATGGAGAAGGTAAAGGAGCATATGTCGAAGGAAGATACCAATACGAAAAATCCAAACGAAAAACGTGACCTTCCTGAAGAAATCGAGAATTACCTTTGCCATGAACAAATGAGATGtcggaaatttttaaaagaagaaacagaaatagctattttaaaaatgttaaaggAAGAGCTAATAGTAAGAAACAAAGAcgtactttttaaaaatgtgtacataaaGCATTATATTGAGAATGAGAAATATGATAGTCTAAGGATGCTCTActtattttcccttcataTGAACGACACGGAAAAATTTtgcgatatattttttaaggcAGTGGAGGAAATAGGCCTTGAAATAATAGACGAGGTGCTAAAAAAGAGGGATAATTTAAATACCCTCTACGATGCACTTATACGTTTAGTAAATTATAAACTAAACATTGACAGAGTGattattatttcctttcgatattcttccttctttacaaaCAAGTGGAAAGAAGTCTTCGAGCATTTTCTGAACAAGGGAAATCATGCAGAGAATTACATGCCAGTGATACTCAGCATTTACCTGAACAATTTGTTGATGATGTATAATACAGGCTTGAAAAAACTGAGGAAATATTACATACTAAATAAACAActgaggaagggaagaagcaaGAAAAATGACATTCTGTTTGAGAAGAACTGGTACAGTTTTTGCAACGAATCTGTTATCGAGGGGGTTGAACAAGAAAGCTCCATTTCTGCGGACAGCGATACAATGATGATGGTCAAAaagtatttaaaaaagaaaaaaagaaaaagaaaaattctccaCGGGAGGATGCAAACGGGTGAACAAGGTAGCCATTGTGATAACGAGGCCACGGAAAAACCCAGCCACAGCAGCGACAGCTGTGATGAAGAAATGATACACGTccacacagaaaaaatggaaaagttatttaaaaagtatCACGATGTAGGGAAGTACATTATAAATACAGTCACCATAATTCTGAGTCTTTTTAAATACCTAagtgataaagaaaaatttgaaaaatattatcgaacatatatgtgtaaacgATTaataaatgataaaaattttaacatagTTCTGGACGTGAAAGTTTTTAAAACtcttaaaaaagaatgtggTCCCCAAtttaccaaaaaaattgaaacaaTACTGAAGGATATGAAATATTCATGTAAAGGCATGCAGGATTTTTACAAGGAAATTTCACACGATGGCATAAAATTactgaaaaagaaaaaatattccgtTAATGTTATATATAATGATGTGTGGGAACACAACAAATTAGAAGGTGGCATTATTTACCCCGAAGCTATAAGATTATGTAAtgattatttttgcaaatattaTGCACTTGTGaataaggcaaaaaatataaaattcctTCCACTATATGGATTATGCACTTTGAAAGTcgattttggaaaaatagaagagaaaaaatatcgtACATTGAGTAGCTCCTCTTGCGAAAACGCAGAACATAGTGAATCGGACAATTCTGCGGGAAAGCACTTGTCATGTGGCGAAAGGGACACCAAAGGTGCTAAAACAAATGGTAGGAACGGTTTCCAAAAGAATAAACACAATGTtcatgaagaggaaaatttcaaaaaaaggaggaggttCCTTTTCACCGTAACCACCCTGCAAGCAACCGTTTTACTTCTATTCAATAAGAGGCCACAATACAGCATAGGCGAATTGACCGACCTAACAGGATTTTCCAGGGACCATTTAATAGAATATTTAAAAGGCATATACACTGGCTACGAAACGAACATTTTGATTTATGATGAAGCACATGAGAATTttcagttaaatgtgaacttcCAAACGGACAATAAATATTTAGTGGTCAACTATTCGGACCAGACGTATAAGGACAACACAGCCATACCTGCGTTGACACAGGATGACAAGGAGTTGGAAGATAGAACTCTACACATAGATGCATCCATTGTGAAGTTCCTAAAAACATGTGGAAAAGCATCCGAGAGGGATATTTGTGCTCATACTCGCCAAAAAGTTAACAACTGCACGAATGAGCAAATTAAAAGCAGACTGGCATCTCTCATTAGTAGAGAGTTTATATTCttgcaaaataatatttattattttgagTTGTGA
- a CDS encoding sec14-like cytosolic factor: MTLDAATLSSNLDALIKKYAEQIKKVKSILKTKNISEQTEDSIIIRYILSYGEKLDEAADSIEKAIHWRKTNIHPLLKNNKVCFKTDEDVILPIRIKPYYSLIKKSLAACTHKTTIDKQPIVIGRLKLCNFTLLLDHVPESILIDYIVYSNEHEFVVCNKHSKEHNFICRTFRFIDLKGFMLKKFDRRFLKVFANTSKLSEFLHPQLVGKTYLINAPSYIRITIETLKTFGISRRTLNKLEIPKIISNKEPADCEWFSVLVDKNNIPSYLGGKCKCENGCIPGFKNELDDPLNLNPEEVKTEINNNLLKLKNQ, encoded by the exons ATGACTTTGGACGCGGCGACGCTCTCATCTAACTTAGATGCACTCATAAAGAAATATGcagaacaaataaagaaagTAAAATCCATattgaaaacaaaaaatataagcgAACAAACGGAGGATTCGATAATAATAAGGTACATTCTTTCCTATGGAGAAAAGTTAGATGAAGCGGCAGACTCCATTGAAAAAGCGATTCATTGGAGAAAAACCAACATTCACCCATtactaaaaaataataaagtatGCTTCAAAACAGATGAAGATGTTATATTGCCAATTAGAATAAAGCCATATTATTCCCTCATAAAAAAATCCCTAGCTGCATGTACGCATAAGACGACCATAGATAAGCAACCAATTGTTATTGGCAGACTTAAGTTATGTAATTTTACCCTTCTCCTGGACCACGTCCCAGAAAGCATCCTAATTGATTATATTGTATATTCGAATGAACATGAATTCGTTGTATGTAATAAGCACTCAAAAGAacataattttatttgtcGAACTTTTCGCTTTATCGACTTAAAAGGATTtatgttgaaaaaatttgataGGAGATTTTTGAAAGTCTTTGCCAACACATCAAAACTCTCTGAATTTTTGCATCCGCAATTGGTTGGAAAAACG tACCTAATAAACGCGCCGTCCTACATAAGAATAACCATAGAAACTCTTAAGACCTTCGGGATAAGCCGCAGGACGCTGAACAAATTAGAAATCCCCAAAATTATTTCAAACAAGGAACCTGCGGATTGCGAATGGTTCTCTGTACTAGTCGATAAAAAT aacattccttcctacttggggggaaaatgtaaatgcGAGAATGGATGCATCCCAGGATTTAAAAACGAGTTGGACGATCCGCTAAACTTAAACCCGGAGGAAGTGAAGACAGAAATTAACAATAATCtgttaaaattaaaaaatcaaTAA
- a CDS encoding secreted ookinete protein, putative, producing the protein MNYFVVSICFFLWCVVQNNFVLNEKIIPISPANRSKLKKMIDRDEDFKINIHAPVEDTLEVLESLDSLMRVEEIQRKVDEEEFMGDKQRLLKVHKKRIQDIVTLAFEPLHAFLPNPLQYLIIKDVHSYLKNQE; encoded by the exons ATGAACTATTTTGTTGTGTCcatctgttttttcctttggtgTGTTGTTCAGAATAATTTTGTtctgaatgaaaaaattattcccaTAAGTCCT GCCAACCGCtcaaagttaaaaaaaatgatagacCGTGATGAGgactttaaaataaatatacat GCCCCGGTAGAAGATACACTGGAAGTGTTGGAATCTTTGGATTCCTTGATGAGGGTGGAAGAAATCCAGAGAAAAGTCGACGAAGAAGAATTCATGGGGGACAAGCAGAGGCTCTTGAAAGTTCATAAAAAGAGAATTCA GGATATTGTTACCTTGGCATTTGAGCCGCTCCATGCTTTCCTGCCCAATCCGCTACAGTACCTGATTATTAAAG ATGTCCACTCGTACTTAAAGAACCAAGAATGA